A single genomic interval of Vicugna pacos chromosome 34, VicPac4, whole genome shotgun sequence harbors:
- the IRAG2 gene encoding inositol 1,4,5-triphosphate receptor associated 2 isoform X2 encodes MASADLGCKPLGEKEEEKRSVSAGLKSGGRSPAPESIVVQGSVSEGKTTLNLEAKAEPGIREEHRKECAAGDAALYSLPVTTVKSVNFRQSDNISTNEKEVEAEFLRLSLGFKCDWFTLEKRVKLEERSRDLAEENLKKEIANCLKLLESLTPLCEDDSQAQEIIKKLEKSITFLSQCTARVVSRAEMLGAINQESRVSKAVEVMIQHVENLKRMYAKEHAELEELKQVLLQNERSFNPLEDEDDCQIKKRSASLNSKPSSLRRVTIASLPRNIGNVGMMAGMENNDRFNRRSSSWRILGSKQSEHRPSLHRFISTYSWADAEEEKCELKTKDDSEPPGEEAVERTRKPSLSEKKNNPSKWDVSSIYGTIASWATSLKTSVREANRALWLSVALIVLFAALMSFFTGRFFQKSVDAAPTQAGDSWMSLEHILWPFTRLQHNGPPPV; translated from the exons ATGGCTTCTGCTGACCTTGGATGTAAACCACTGggtgagaaagaggaggaaaaaagatcAGTTTCTGCTGGGCTAAAGAGCGGAG GCAGAAGTCCAGCTCCTGAAAGTATTGTAGTCCAGGGCTCCGTGAGTGAAGGAAAAACCACGTTAAATCTG GAAGCCAAAGCGGAACCAGGAATAAGAGAGGAGCACAGAAAAGAATGTGCTGCAGGAG ATGCTGCTCTTTACTCCCTTCCTGTAACCACTGTGAAGTCCGTTAACTTTAGACAGAGTGACAA CATTTCTACTAACGAGAAGGAGGTAGAG GCCGAGTTTCTCAGATTATCTTTGGGATTTAAATGCGACTGGTTCACCTTGGAGAAAAGAGTGAAGCTTGAAGAAAGATCCCGTGACTTGGCagaagaaaatttgaagaaaGAAATCGCTAACTGTCTAAAACTGTTAGAG TCTTTAACCCCTCTTTGTGAAGATGACAGCCAGGCTCAGGAAATCATTAAGAAGCTGGAGAAGAGCATAACATTCCTCAGCCAGTGCACAGCACGAGTGGTCAGTAGGGCTGAGATGCTGGGAGCCATTAATCAG GAAAGCCGGGTTAGTAAAGCAGTAGAAGTGATGATTCAGCATGtagagaatctgaaaagaatgtaTGCCAAGGAGCACGCTGAGTTAGAAGAACTAAAACAGGTTCTTTTGCAGAATGAAAGGTCTTTTAACCCTCTTGAAGATGAAG ATGACTGCCAAATTAAAAAACGTTCGGCTTCCCTAAACTCTAAG CCATCTTCTCTTCGAAGAGTGACCATTGCCTCTTTGCCCAGAAATATTGGAAATGTGGGAATG ATGGCTGGGATGGAAAATAATGACCGATTCAATCGGAGGTCAAGCAGTTG GCGTATTTTGGGCTCAAAGCAGAGTGAACATCGTCCCTCACTACATCGATTTATTAGCACCTATTCCTGGGCAGATgctgaagaagaaaaatgtgaacTAAA AACTAAAGATGACTCAGAACCACCTGGAGAAGAAGCAGTAGAAAGGACAAGAAAGCCCAgtctttctgaaaagaaaaataatccatcAAAATGGGATGTATCTTCGAT TTATGGCACAATAGCTTCCTGGGCAACAAGCCTCAAGACTTCCGTCAGAGAGGCCAACAGGGCACTCTGGCTTTCTGTCGCACTCATTGTGCTGTTTGCAGCGCTGATGAGCTTCTTCACAGGCCGATTCTTCCAGAAGTCTGTGGATGCGGCGCCCACACAGGCCGGGGACTCCTGGATGTCTCTGGAACATATCTTGTGGCCATTTACCAGACTCCAGCACAATGGGCCACCACCAGTGTGA